One region of Etheostoma cragini isolate CJK2018 chromosome 16, CSU_Ecrag_1.0, whole genome shotgun sequence genomic DNA includes:
- the nefla gene encoding neurofilament light polypeptide: MSSIGYDPYYSASPYRRWYVEAPPRVAVTRGRTHSVYSSHASPMSSRVKYSSPGRVLLSSSSQASSLELELSQAAQISSDFRTVRTQERGQLQDLNDRFAGFIERVRELEQQNRALEAELLLLRQRHNEPSRLRALYEQEARSLRAAVDEARAEQQAVLGQRERLEQTLSALQSRYEEEVLAREEVEGQLMEARRGADQAALAKAELEKSVETLLEELAFLKRIHEGEVVELQAQVQLGVQVAVESEAAAPDLSGALRDIRSQYERLAARNMQTAEEWFRVKVGTMTETVAQHSDAMRSSKDEAGEYRRQLQARLLEIDACRGLNESLQKQLQEIEDKQNAEIDSMHDTIAELESELRGIKQEMARYLKEYQDLLNVKMALDIEIAAYRKLLEGEESRFSVGGPGSVSSMYSHSFSAPCFARPILSSMSSGSSYLMTSRLLSSSFSTTEGIISASHAQQAEASPPGEEEEAEEEVKEEEEEKEEEEGQETEETKEEEEKEEEEDVEEEGNKEKEDEEEAKGDEEAIEGQDGGDGEEQTEEVTEAAEDEGEKEDKGEAEEDKVTEEAQEEVKTVGGDDNNEDAKEEEKEEKEKAKKGEEKEEKADAKKDDKADDKADDKDEKVPPKTDDKADAKKEKEEGKAIKPEAAEEKSTKGKK; this comes from the exons gctctcctcctcctcacaagCCTCTTCCCTGGAGCTGGAGCTTAGCCAGGCCGCCCAGATCAGCTCTGATTTCCGCACTGTACGCACACAAGAGCGCGGCCAGCTGCAGGACCTCAACGACCGCTTTGCTGGCTTCATTGAGAGAGTGCGTGAGCTGGAGCAGCAGAACCGTGCACTGGAggcagagctgctgctgctgaggcaGAGGCACAATGAGCCATCCCGCCTGAGAGCGCTGTATGAGCAAGAGGCCCGGTCCCTGAGAGCCGCCGTGGACGAGGCCAGAGCAGAACAACAGGCTGTGCTGGGACAGAGAGAGCGGTTGGAACAAACCCTGAGTGCCTTGCAGAGTCGATATGAGGAGGAGGTGCTGGCTCGGGAAGAGGTCGAGGGCCAGCTGATGGAAGCCCGTCGTGGGGCCGACCAGGCTGCCTTAGCTAAGGCTGAGCTGGAGAAGAGCGTTGAAACTCTACTGGAGGAGCTGGCCTTCCTCAAGAGGATTCATGAAGGCGAAGTGGTTGAGCTTCAGGCTCAGGTCCAGCTGGGTGTCCAGGTGGCGGTAGAGTCTGAGGCCGCTGCCCCCGACCTCTCTGGAGCTCTCAGGGACATCCGGTCCCAGTATGAAAGGCTGGCAGCAAGAAACATGCAGACAGCAGAGGAGTGGTTCAGAGTGAAGGTGGGCACCATGACTGAAACCGTGGCCCAGCACAGTGACGCCATGAGAAGCTCCAAGGACGAAGCAGGAGAGTACCGACGCCAGCTCCAGGCTCGCCTGCTGGAGATCGATGCATGCAGAGGCCTCAATGAGTCCCTGCAGAAACAGCTGCAGGAGATAGAGGACAAGCAGAACGCTGAGATAGATTCTATGCAT GACACCATTGCAGAGCTGGAGAGCGAGCTAAGGGGCATCAAACAGGAAATGGCACGTTACCTGAAAGAGTACCAGGACCTTCTGAATGTCAAGATGGCTCTGGACATCGAGATTGCTGCATACAG GAAGCTGCTGGAAGGGGAGGAGTCTCGCTTCAGTGTAGGAGGGCCTGGGAGTGTGTCCTCTATGTACAGCCACAGTTTCTCCGCGCCCTGCTTCGCCCGGCCCATCCTCTCCAGCATGAGCTCTGGCTCCTCCTACCTAATGACGTCACGCCTGCTCAGCTCCAGCTTCAGCACCACCGAGGGGATCATCTCTGCCAGCCACGCCCAGCAAGCAGAGGCCAGCCCCCccggggaagaggaggaggccgaggaggaagtgaaggaggaggaggaggaaaaggaagaggaggaaggacagGAGACGGAGGAGacaaaggaggaagaggagaaagaggaggaagaggatgtaGAGGAGGAGGGcaataaagagaaagaagatgaagaagaggctAAGGGAGATGAAGAGGCTATAGAAGGACAAGATG GTGGTGATGGGGAGGAGCAAACAGAAGAGGTGACAGAGGCCGCTGAAGAtgaaggggagaaagaggacaAAGGAGAAGCAGAGGAAGACAAGGTTACGGAGGAAGCACAAGAGGAGGTAAAAACAGTAGGAGGTGACGACAACAATGAGGatgcaaaagaagaagaaaaagaggagaaagaaaaagcaaaaaaaggggaagagaaagaagaaaaagcggATGCCAAAAAAGATGACAAAGCCGACGACAAAGCCGACgacaaagatgaaaaagttCCTCCGAAAACAGATGACAAGGCTGAcgcaaaaaaggagaaagaggaaggaaaagcaatcaaacctgaagctgcagaagaaaaaagcacaaaGGGTAAAAAGTAA